The Gammaproteobacteria bacterium genome segment GCTAACGCCGCTTCACCAAACCCACTAGAAACACCAGCAGCGCTATCCCCAAACAGAGCGCAATGCCCGAGTACTTTGCCGTGGTGGCCACGCTGACGATGGTCGCCACGCTGACACTGGGCTGGGCATAAGATGTCAGCAGCACGATGGTGGCGAGGTTCTCCGTCATGTCCAGCAACGCGACAACTACAGGCAGCACGTTGAGGCGAGACCACGCCGACGACGGCTCAATGTTGGCGAAGGCCGCCGTAATCAGCAGCGCCAACGTCCAACAGTACAGCGGGATAAATACAAAATCCGCCCGCAGAAAATTCATGTACACCGCGCGACCTTCGTCACCGTACAAGGCCATCGCCGCTATCGCCTGCTGCGGCGAATAATAGGGCAGCGCGTCGAGCAACCCCACCGAACCAGTGATTTTCGCCAGCGTCGGCCCGGACAAAGGCAGCGTCGATACATTAAATGCCCATAAGAAAACCACCGACACCACCATCAATGACCATAAAACCCGTGACGAGTAATGGCGTTTAATCCAATCGCTAAATTGCGCAACAACCTGCATGACCAGCTCCCTTGCTTAGACTTCCCTAGAATAACGACTCAAAAAAAAACCTGCACAGCTCAGGCTGGCGATGTAGACCCAATATTATTCATGAAAAAAATAAGGAATTAAAACCCGTACCTGCCCCACATGAAACGATGTGTTAGCCTTCCAGCCAACAACCAGTTTTTTCGAGGTTTATGCTCTTTTATCGGAACAAACCGTGCGTGCGTGAATACAGCTTGCTCATAAAACGCTATTAAATATGTGCCAACCCACTACAGCCGATTCAACAACACCTGGCATAACAAATGATGATTTGAAACATTGGCGATACTTCATTTTCGTCAACGCAATCGCCATACAGGCCGATATAAACAGTGCAGTTCGGCAAACCTCAATTCCCCAAGGAGGACATCATGGATCAAGCACCGCAACAAAACCTAAAAGACGAAAACTTCCTTAAAGCATTCACCTACACCGTGGGCACTATTTTGGTCATACTCACCGTGTATATTTTCAGCAGCATTATTCAGATGTTTTAGCCCGAACGGGCAAACAAAAAACGCCGGCATGCCGGCGTTTTTTTTCAACTCGACAGTTCCATCGATAACGGCAAGCCCAATAGCTCACGCGCCCATCTCCGCAAAAAAACTCACCTCAAATCAATATCGGATCGTTGATCGCCCATGCATGGCAGTTGCTGCGAAAGATACCTGCTCGCCATATCGGGCAAATTTGGTTAGACTGGAAGGCAAATTCCCGTACTCATGACTGTCGAACACTCGTCAGAAGGAAATAGCTTTACATGTTCCGTATCCGCAAAATTTATGACACGACCTCCCACGCCAATCAGGATGCCATTCAGCAAGTCAAGCTGATCATGCGCAAACAATTTCCGCTCAGCAGTAAAGATGACTTGAGCAAAATTACCAAACAGTTGCTCGATCCTGTTCAATATCGCTATCGATCCATTTTATTCGTCGCAGAAAATGCCATGGGAAAAATCAAAGGCTTTGCCATGTTGCTGCACATGTCGGATTTGCACATCGGCTATCTCGAACTACTGTCTGTGGCTCCTGGAACCAGCGGCGGTGGCGTTGGCGGCATACTGTACGAACGGGTACGGCAGGAAGCCTGCAATCTGAAACTCAAAGGACTGTTTTTCGAATGCAGCATTGATGATCCTGCGATTATTGATGACCCAAAAACACTCAAGCAAAACCAACAACGCCTGCGTTTTTATGAGCGCTACAACACCTACCCCATCATAAACAACATCTACGCATCCCCCGCCCAGCCTGGCGATAAAGATTTATATTTTCTCATGTATGATGCGCTGCACGAAAACCCGCAGCCACTGCGCAGAAACCTGTTGCGCAAAGTCGTCAGCGCCATTTTGGATAGAAAATATGGCGAACTGTTTAATGCGCAACATATCGACATGGTGGCCAAATCATTTGTCGATGACCCAATCAAATTGCGCCCGCCGGTATACATCAAATCCAGACGCAAGGAGAACCGCGCATCTCACAAACCAGCGCACACTTCCCCGATCACGCTCATCGTCAACACCGGTCACGACATTCATCATGTGGCCGACAAGGGCTACGTCGAAGCTCCTGTGCGCATTTCCTCGATTCTGGATGAATTAAACAAAACACAACTATTCCGCCAAATAAACGCCGGAAACTTTCCCGAAAAGCACATCACCCAAGTGCACGACAGCAATTATGTCAGCTATTTCAAGCGAGCCTGCGCCAGCCTGCCAGAAGGCAAGTCTATCTATCCGATTATTTTCCCGTTGCGCAACACACTGCGCCCACCAAAAGATCCTGAATTGCAGGTTGGTTACTACTGCATGGATACATTCACGCCGTTTAACCACAACGCCTATCTGGCGGCACGCGGCGCGGTGAATTGTGCATTGACGGGGGCCACGCATCTGCTCGCCGGCATACACTTTTCCTATGCACTGGTTCGCCCACCGGGTCATCATGCCGAACGACGCGCGTTTGGTGGTTTTTGTTATTTCAATTCATCTGCCATAGCGGCACACTACCTGTCTAATTACGGGCGTGTTGCGGTATTGGATGTCGATTTTCATCACGGCAACGGCACACAGGATATTTTCTATAAACGATCGGATGTGCTAACCGTATCGATTCATGGCCATCCGGATTTTGCCTATCCGCATTTCTCTGGTTTTGTTGACGAAAAAGGTGAAGGTGATGGCTTTGGATTCAACATCAACTACCCACTTCCGGAAACCATTACCGCCGACCGCTATCACAAAACACTGAGCACTGCGCTCAAAAAAATAAAAATATTCAAACCGGAATATCTGGTTATTGCACTGGGTCTGGACACCGCCAACGCCGACCCTACCGGCACCTGGCAACTGACCGAAAACGATTTCTTTGAGAATGGCAGACTCATTGGCGCTACCAAACTTCCTACGCTGATCGTTCAGGAAGGGGGATATCTGACTCGCACTCTTGGCAAAAATGCGCGGCATTTTTTTGAGGGTCTTTGGAGTGGCTACAACGAATAGCCTTTTTTTCTTGCACCAAAAACAAAGCCGACGTTGATGCGTCGGCTTTGTTTTTTAAACCCTGATAAACAAATT includes the following:
- a CDS encoding histone deacetylase family protein, translating into MFRIRKIYDTTSHANQDAIQQVKLIMRKQFPLSSKDDLSKITKQLLDPVQYRYRSILFVAENAMGKIKGFAMLLHMSDLHIGYLELLSVAPGTSGGGVGGILYERVRQEACNLKLKGLFFECSIDDPAIIDDPKTLKQNQQRLRFYERYNTYPIINNIYASPAQPGDKDLYFLMYDALHENPQPLRRNLLRKVVSAILDRKYGELFNAQHIDMVAKSFVDDPIKLRPPVYIKSRRKENRASHKPAHTSPITLIVNTGHDIHHVADKGYVEAPVRISSILDELNKTQLFRQINAGNFPEKHITQVHDSNYVSYFKRACASLPEGKSIYPIIFPLRNTLRPPKDPELQVGYYCMDTFTPFNHNAYLAARGAVNCALTGATHLLAGIHFSYALVRPPGHHAERRAFGGFCYFNSSAIAAHYLSNYGRVAVLDVDFHHGNGTQDIFYKRSDVLTVSIHGHPDFAYPHFSGFVDEKGEGDGFGFNINYPLPETITADRYHKTLSTALKKIKIFKPEYLVIALGLDTANADPTGTWQLTENDFFENGRLIGATKLPTLIVQEGGYLTRTLGKNARHFFEGLWSGYNE